The following nucleotide sequence is from Solidesulfovibrio carbinolicus.
CGCCATGCCCATCATCGCCATGGTGCTCAACCGCCAGCGCCAGGTGGTGCACGGCAACCGCAAGTTCGCCGACGTGCTGGGCATCGCCGACATCCGGGAGGCCCTGGGCAAGCGGCCGGGCGAGGCCTTTCGCTGCGTCCACGCCGACGAGCATCCGGGCGGCTGCGGCACCAGCGAATTTTGCGCCCACTGCGGCGCGGTGCGTTCCATACTGCTTGGCCTGGCCGGCACGGACAACGTCCAGGAGTGCGCCATCAACCGCGACACCGGCTCGGGCATTGAGGCGCTGGACCTGCGCGTTTCCTCGGCCTCGGTCCACCTCGACGCCGAACCCTACCTCATCTTTTCCATCAACGACGTGAGCCACGAAAAGCGCCGCCGCACCCTGGAGCGCCTGTTTTTTCACGACATGCTCAACACCGTGGGCGGCGTTCAGGGGCTTTTGGAGTTTCTGGCCGAGGAGGTTCCGGAAGAGTTGCAGTCCGACGCCAGGCTGATCCACCGGGCCGTGTCCCAGCTCACCGACGAGATCATCTACCAAAAACAGCTGCTGGCCGCCGAAACCAACGAGCTGGAGACCAATTGCACGCCGCTTCGCAGCGACGACATTCTCGACGTGGTGGCGGCCACCTTCCAGGGCGGCGAGCAGGCCCGGGACCGGCGCATCGTGGTGGAAAACGCCTGTTCCGAGGTGGTGTTCCATTCCGACCCGGTGCTGTTGCGGCGGGTGGTCGGCAACATGGTGAAAAACGCCCTGGAGGCCACGCCGGCCGGCGGCGAGATCCGTCTGGGCAGCCGCGCCCTGGCTGACGCCGTGGAATTTTCCGTGCAAAACGCCGGGGTCATTCCCCGCAGCGTGCAGATGCGGATATTTAGCCGCTCGTTTTCCACCAAGGGCGTGGGCCGGGGCCTTGGCACCTACTCCATCAAGCTCTTGACCGAGCGCTACCTGGGCGGCCGGGCGGATTTTGTCTCCACCCGCGAGGACGGCACGATCTTCAGGGTGCGCCTGCCCCTGACCCTGCCGGCGGACCTGGTTTAAGCCTTCCCTTCAGGGGGACCGGGGGGATTATCCCCCCGGCCGCCGGAGGCATTCTTCTTCTTTCCCTTACCCCTCACCGCGCCGCCACGGCCACGTCCACCCGCACCGCGCCGGCCCGGCGCAGGGCCTGGGCGGCGGTTTCCACCGTTGCTCCGGTGGTCATGACGTCGTCGATGAGCAGCACGCGGCGTCCGGCCACCTGGGCCGGGTCGGCGGCGAAGGCGCCGGTCAGGTTGGTGCGCCGCTCCCGGCCCGGCAGCGAGCTTTGGGGCACGGTGTCGCGCAGGCGGACCAGGGCCTGGGGAGCCAGCGGCGCGCCGATTTCCCGGCCAAGCAGCCGGGCCAGCTCCAGGCTCTGGTTGAAGCCGCGCCAGGCCAGGCGGCGGGGATGCAGGGGCGTGGGCACGAGGAGGTCGGGCGTCGCGTCCGGGCTGCCTGGACCATTGCTGGCGGCGGCCCGCCGCCAGGCAACGGCCAGGAAACCGGCCAGCAGCCGGCCCTGGCCCAGGCGGCCGTGGAATTTGAACCCCAGCACGAGTTGGCGCAGGAGCCCCTCGTAGCGGCCGTGGAAGGCGAACCCGTCCCAGGGCCGGCCGCCCTGCCGGCAGTCCAGGCACAGTCCGGGCGCGGCGTCGGCGTCCTGGCCCATGGCCCCGCAGCGCGGGCAAAATCCGCCCAGGCGCGGGGCCAGGCGGTCCCGGCAGGCCGGGCACAGGGGCAGGGCGGTGTGGGCGGGCAACAGCCCCTGGCAGG
It contains:
- a CDS encoding sensor histidine kinase; its protein translation is MADAKDPTCFAPSERACPEDIDRQFAVLSQHAIPLVLNAMPIIAMVLNRQRQVVHGNRKFADVLGIADIREALGKRPGEAFRCVHADEHPGGCGTSEFCAHCGAVRSILLGLAGTDNVQECAINRDTGSGIEALDLRVSSASVHLDAEPYLIFSINDVSHEKRRRTLERLFFHDMLNTVGGVQGLLEFLAEEVPEELQSDARLIHRAVSQLTDEIIYQKQLLAAETNELETNCTPLRSDDILDVVAATFQGGEQARDRRIVVENACSEVVFHSDPVLLRRVVGNMVKNALEATPAGGEIRLGSRALADAVEFSVQNAGVIPRSVQMRIFSRSFSTKGVGRGLGTYSIKLLTERYLGGRADFVSTREDGTIFRVRLPLTLPADLV
- a CDS encoding ComF family protein, coding for MTDGTGPLPGLAALLRRFGRCLLAACDRCQACQGLLPAHTALPLCPACRDRLAPRLGGFCPRCGAMGQDADAAPGLCLDCRQGGRPWDGFAFHGRYEGLLRQLVLGFKFHGRLGQGRLLAGFLAVAWRRAAASNGPGSPDATPDLLVPTPLHPRRLAWRGFNQSLELARLLGREIGAPLAPQALVRLRDTVPQSSLPGRERRTNLTGAFAADPAQVAGRRVLLIDDVMTTGATVETAAQALRRAGAVRVDVAVAAR